The segment GAGGGAGTATTAACATTTTCTGCGATGCACAATTCCTTTTCTCATCGTTACACTCATTTCATCATACCAATCCTAGCATTACCAATCCTCTTTGTGATTGTATTTTTCTAGTTGTTTATCATTGAATAATTGTTCAATGAATGCAGACCGTGGATACTATTCAGTGGAGACTGTCACACTTTTGGTTGCTCTGAAGGTTCGTTATAGAGATAGAATCACGATTCTTAGGGGAAATCATGAAAGCCGGCAAATCACCCAAGTGTATgtcttctaatttttctttaagtAATCTTGTTATTTAACTTGGGGGTGCCTAGTAATGGTATAACTTTCTCACAGGTTATATCCAAAGAACTGTTCTTTTAATAGTTATATTATTTGCATATGGGCATATGGACTTCTATTGTACCTCTTTTTTTCCTGGTCTCTTTGTATAAAATGTGGCTTTAACTGCTGTGTACtctgattttattcttttataggCTCTGATTAGTCAATAATAACAGAATTAGAAGAATGTTAAAAGACCTACCTAATCTACTCTGCTTGAAGGTCTATGTTAAATGTTTCATGAACTGATCAGAGAAAATCTAAACCTTCCACTTGgcaaatttcttttatttactgTGTTATTGACACGTGATCAACCAAATATACCTTCGCTTTTATTGACCTTCCAGTTTTAGAAACGATCTAGATATAGATTAAGTACTGGTTGTCTACCTTCTATTTTTGTCTTTATATTAAGGTAATGTTCAGGAGAGACTGTACATGATAGACTTTCTTGTGCGCCTTTGCATGTTCGAATAACGCCACTGTCTTATAGCATGAAGAATGCACCAATAAATTGGAAGTAGAAATTATTTAGGAAAAGGTGGAATGTCTCTATTTTGTCGGTTGGAGTTAATCTACATGCCGTTTATTGGTATATTCTCCCCCATTCCTATTTATATGTCCCCATTTTTTATTTCACATGCATTAAGAAATTAAGTTTACTATTCTACCCTTAATTTTTTTGTCCCCATTTTTTATTTCACATGCATTAAGAAATTAAGTTTACTATTCTAcccttaatttttttgaagtctAACTTTTCAATCAaagaatatgaattaatttattttgattaattaatttgaccaaTGAACATGAATTATTCACTTAGTTTCTCTATGTTGTTCAAATGTATATTGTCAAGGCTAATAACTCCCCAAGCTAAAATAGGAagaatattgtaatttttatgcattgattttatgaaataacaAGTATTATGGACCAACTACTTATAATAAGAATGACTATAGAAAGGAACGGAGTATATTCTACTATTAATAGTTTCTAAACATGATTTCATTTATTCCAgaaattgtaattattattggAGGGAGGGGAAACGTTGTTCCCAAGGCTAAGGATAAAAAtgaattcttttaatttcttttttcattttttttttttgaaggagGGGGAGGGGGGATGGTTCCCATAATTTATATGAAGTTTAGGATAATGCAGATCCCCACAGGTTGCTTTCTTCTCGTCTCGGGAAAATAAAGTCATATAATTTAATGCCttacattttttttgagaaaacacTGCATTTGTTAGACTTGATCAAACTTTCAAATCGGAGTGAGACTATCAGCTAagaatatgtttaaaaaatgattttgacaTTTGAACACAAAATATAATGACCCTACGAGGTTGCTTAAAATCCAATTACTTGTAATTGTCTATAGTAACTGTaagttcataacataaaaaatggtTGAGTAACCTCTACAGTTGCATAAGGAGtatgttgtttattatttttttaaattaaggaGTATGCTGTAAACCTACAGATGAAACCGGCTTTGTCTAAACATATATCATTGGGATGAATTATTAGTGTGATTCATAGTCAATGTCCCTCATCTTCGGTTTATAGAGGACCGTATGACTGCTATTCAAGTCACGGATGGCGTAATTAACATAGCTCTTTTCCTGCCAGGTATGGTTTTTATGATGAATGCTTGAGGAAATATGGCAATGCAAATGTTTGGAAGTATTTCACTGATCTTTTTGATTATCTACCACTAACAGCACTGATAGAGAGTCAGGTTTGAGCTCTTACTTTACTGATATTTCATGTTTGTAGAAATGTTAGCTTATATAGATTGTTTTATTTCAGATATTCTGTTTGCATGGAGGACTCTCACCTTCTCTGGATACACTGGATAATATCCGAGCGCTGGACCGTATACAAGAGGTAGATATCCGCTTTGAGATTTACTAGTTTATATTCTGGTGATGCCACATAAACTCCTGGTAATTTGTCACCGGTGGCTCTCCTCCTACTTGATCTATCCAACTCTGGCAGGTTTTCTCCCCTCCAAATATTAGCAGATGCCCTCACAGAGACATCCTACTGTAACTAAgttttactttccaaaaagtttTCCTTCTTGGTGCAACGACTTTCTGTCCATCGCATTTCATGTTTCTGCAGAATGTCCAGTAGAATTACAAAGTCAGAATTGATGTACCAAAGAAAAGAACAAGATTTCTGTTTTATCATCTCAAGTCAAAGAGTTCATCgtaatttctaatttttcctttatagGTTTACGGTTGTTCtcaatatttatcataaaatgcTCAAGTATAGCCCATTCCCTACTCGTCATTTCTCTTGCCATGTAATACTACATACCTTTCAATTCTTAGAAGCCTAGAGAGAAACGAACTATCACAGTTTGAGTTTCTGATATTTCTGTATATCTATAGCATCATTGTTAACATTTCCCTGATCTGCTAAGCAATAATGTCTACATTTCCCCTTAGAGACTTTCGAGACACAAATTACTACCTTTTATTATCTAATATCTGATGAAGTTTGACATCTCCATGTTCTTATAGCAGCTCTATTAACTTTTTGCTGATTGTTGCACATTTTGCATTAGTGGTTTTCGTTGTCTCTTATGTTGCATGATCTAAATGCTATGCACATTAATGTTGCTGGCCTCATTGCTTATGCCTCTTATTTGGTGGTAATTAGGTTCCACATGAAGGGCCAATGTGTGATCTCCTGTGGTCTGATCCAGATGATCGGTGTGGTTGGGGAATCTCACCTCGAGGGGCTGGTTATACCTTTGGACAGGATATAGCATCTCAATTCAATCACACCAATGGTCTCACCCTGATTTCTAGAGCTCATCAGCTTGTGATGGAGGGTTTCAATTGGTGTCAGGTTTGTGGACCtaaattaaaagtttgaaaCATCCCCTCTCATCTCCTACTTTTTGTCTTCTCATTGGTACTTGTTAGTGCGACCATTTTGTGACTTTAACGTAACCATTTGGTGGTGAAACTTTGGCAGGATAAGAATGTTGTGACAGTATTTAGTGCTCCAAACTATTGTTACCGGTGTGGTAATATGGCTGCCATTCTAGAAATAGGCGAAAACATGGAGCAGAATTTCCTTCAGTTTGACCCAGCTCCTCGACAGATAGAGCCCGACACCACAAGGAAGACTCCAGATTACTTTTTGTGATTCCAATACTTGCGCTTGTTTGCCAGCAGGTATGTTTCAGAAGTGGAGTTTTGCTGGTTGAGGATTATTCTCGAGACCATTCTTTTGTTTGGAGCTCGACTTCACTCTATGCCAGTAGCTCAGTAGAGTTGACGAAATGCCCCGAGTGGTTTTCatgtatatttttcaaatcGAAGCAACACGGTACATTCTGTTCTGTAATTTGAAATCTACCGTAAAAAGCTGTTTTTTTCCCTCAATGTCCAATCACTGACTTGTTTCAACCAAATTTTCTTTTGCCTTCTAgtttttaaaagagaaaaaatggtTGTAATAGGCATTTTTACCTTATCTTTAGTACTATAGGGGTTTCAAACTCTAGATATCTCTCGCTTTTGTCATTGTTCGTTGCTGCTATGGTATCatgatacaaaattaaataacgTAGTGTAATCCTACCCTCTACTTGTGATGATATTGAAATTTAATCTGGTAAAATTCCCAAGCAAAGGTACAACTTTTGCAACATCGAAAGTAAATGATAAGTGGTGAGTTGAGTATTGAAACTGTTTAAAGACGTTACTTAGAGAAAAGCTCCCAAATAGACTTGTTCAATATCGTTTGATGGTTTGATAGGCAATTGTTTAAGATGTGTCATCGTGCGATGTTTCCTTGTTTCTTCCTCAGAAGTTGGTATCTTCACTTATGTGACAGATTGTCGATAACCAGATGGTGAACAAAACTGCTTTTTCTGCGCATCTGTATACCAGACCGCGTATCTGGGGTAAACGCATTTACTATATTACTTCTTGGAATAGACACATGAAGAATATGTACTCTAAGGATGTGTTCAGTATgaacaaaattgattttatgtCTAAAACGAAACAATGAGGATGCAGTGTGGCGAAATAGTGGTTATCAGAGTGGAGAGGAGACGATACAACTTATTTACCCTGCTTCCGTAA is part of the Solanum lycopersicum chromosome 1, SLM_r2.1 genome and harbors:
- the PP2Ac2 gene encoding protein phosphatase 2A catalytic subunit; protein product: MPSHADLDRQIEQLMECKPLSEADVKTLCDQARAILVEEWNVQPVKCPVTVCGDIHGQFYDLIELFRIGGNAPDTNYLFMGDYVDRGYYSVETVTLLVALKVRYRDRITILRGNHESRQITQVYGFYDECLRKYGNANVWKYFTDLFDYLPLTALIESQIFCLHGGLSPSLDTLDNIRALDRIQEVPHEGPMCDLLWSDPDDRCGWGISPRGAGYTFGQDIASQFNHTNGLTLISRAHQLVMEGFNWCQDKNVVTVFSAPNYCYRCGNMAAILEIGENMEQNFLQFDPAPRQIEPDTTRKTPDYFL